The genomic DNA GTGTCGCCCTGCAAGGAGAGGCGGAAGGGGCCTTCGTTGACCTCGGTTTCGCAGGTGCCCTCGACGGTGCAGGCGGTGCTGGGCAGGCACTCCAACGCGGCGGCCGCGGGAGAGGAAAGGAGCGTAATTGCAATGGCTTGGCGCAGCATCTTCATCCTCCCAGAAAGCTCTGGCGAACTTCCGGATCATTTAGCAGCTCTTGCCCGGTGCCGGTGTGGGCGTTGCGGCCCTGCACCAGCACGTAGCCCTTGTCGGCGATCTCCAGTGCTTGGCGCGCGTTCTGCTCGACCATCAGCACCGGCAGACCGGTGCGGGCGACTTCGATGATACGGTCGAAAAGTTCGTCCATCACGATGGGCGAGACGCCAGCGGTGGGCTCGTCGAGCATGAGCACCTTGGGCTGGGTCATCAGGGCGCGGCCCACGGCGACCTGCTGGCGCTGGCCGCCGGACAGCTCGCCTGCGGGTTGGCGGCGTTTGTCCTTGAGGATCGGGAAGAGCTCGTAGACCTGCTCCATCGTGCCGGTGATGTCATCCTCGCGGATGAAGGCGCCCATCTCGAGGTTTTCCTCCACCGTCATCGTGGTGAAGATGTTGTTGGTTTGCGGCACGAAGCCCATGCCGGCGCGGACGCGGGCTTGGGGCGTGAGGTCGGTGATGTCTTGCCCGTTCAGCCGGACGGAGCCCTTGTGGATGTTCAGCATGCCGAAGACGGCCTTCATCGCGGTGGATTTGCCCGCGCCGTTGGGGCCGACGATCACGGCGATCTCGCCCGGATCGACGG from Oceanicola sp. D3 includes the following:
- a CDS encoding ABC transporter ATP-binding protein, which gives rise to MTDYSSRGNADRSITNPRPAGTLTASPGTGEPVTSGNAFLIGDCMTGGYGSGPDILHDCTIAVDPGEIAVIVGPNGAGKSTAMKAVFGMLNIHKGSVRLNGQDITDLTPQARVRAGMGFVPQTNNIFTTMTVEENLEMGAFIREDDITGTMEQVYELFPILKDKRRQPAGELSGGQRQQVAVGRALMTQPKVLMLDEPTAGVSPIVMDELFDRIIEVARTGLPVLMVEQNARQALEIADKGYVLVQGRNAHTGTGQELLNDPEVRQSFLGG